One Tachysurus vachellii isolate PV-2020 chromosome 18, HZAU_Pvac_v1, whole genome shotgun sequence DNA segment encodes these proteins:
- the LOC132861577 gene encoding amyloid beta precursor protein binding family B member 2 isoform X4 encodes MLHFANQPRMSLHKPALRRSASTLESTNRGSPSVTPPTSLNLRSSLNQQLGRDITRGGVSVETQGSAVPPKNRQKYAMANLQNAMGLDGSSSQGRVKPVPKKSASSSSLCSFSLSFSPSNTKLAKNGTNLQLKETQFDLSRKDTNRNDIKAECGRDCPDTFAKDVEKNMPFRRRTKSFLEYHREEEEEEESPAKEIQTPEEEKPCMPKLELQNWAKENRVEAHLTLPQNHLLLLANEEEEEHQSPAHTHLSPAHTPMKCATDESGKDGGPKVMSKAQFAGERKETPPTSLPLARSLVPPNSLPMPPPIVAQQKDKQLEVEEEEEDDDSSWTTLSQESPSLETPQETGPCSDSALPPVWQKEDDVVSDVYLWHSNTQQDQPVTDSKPNQEGGGSSLCVPSSKTQCERPSSIVSDSSVEPVPSSAASSPSSSSLCYEATTGSFLNNNYLDLKETAAPSDSRQSKSVRGEEQQEQECAGARCMPYSYVNLRYTRSKVPPPPADTVIPINDFETHVFRVRSLGWMEVCEADMVSGSVVIGDCIRLLQQSNTHSYTRTLRRRERESAGEMEEGKAMLLVLQDATLTLIDPVDHTLLHSQPIGSIGVWGVGRGHSRDFAYVARDKNTHVLKCHVFQCDSPAEAIAASLNQICSRIMAEKKNGKAASGSSLPGTEVPLQDFPTPNTAVQQSFHVLYLGMTSVSRPIGMDIINGAIDSLLSSTGKDDWTAVLLNVEDATVSVIKEKEEEEDVLVECRVRFLSFMGVGHDVHTFAFIMDTGNQHFQCHVFWCEPNAGSVSEAVQSACMLRYQKCLVSHSSSQRSSTCSSPSSSDSVTRRVTTSMKRGVQSIIDTLKKKPAPEMPHQ; translated from the exons CCAACCAGCCAAGGATGTCGCTGCACAAGCCCGCCCTCAGACGCAGCGCCTCTACATTAGAGTCGACCAATCGTGGCAGCCCTTCAGTGACCCCACCCACATCTCTCAATCTCCGCTCTTCTCTCAATCAACAACTGGGCCGTGACATCACGAGAGGAGGCGTTTCTGTGGAGACACAGGGTTCTGCTGTTCCCCCAAAGAACCGCCAGAAATATGCCATGGCCAACTTGCAGAATGCTATGGGGCTGGATGGAAGTTCTTCCCAAGGAAGGGTTAAACCTGTTCCCAAGAAATCTGCCTCTTCATCTTCCCTatgttctttttctctgtcgTTCTCGCCGTCTAATACCAAACTAGCAAAAAATGGCACCAATCTCCAGCTAAAGGAGACACAATTCGACCTCAGTAGAAAGGACACAAACCGCAATGACATCAAGGCTGAGTGTGGGCGTGATTGCCCAGATACCTTTGCCAAAGATGTCGAGAAAAACATGCCCTTTAGACGAAGGACAAAAAGTTTTTTGGAATAtcacagagaagaagaagaagaagaagaatctccTGCAAAAGAAATCCAGACACCAGAAGAAGAGAAACCGTGCATGCCCAAGTTGGAGCTCCAAAACTGGGCAAAAGAAAATCGCGTGGAGGCTCATTTAACGCTCCCTCAGAATCACCTGCTGCTCCTGGCCaatgaagaggaggaagagcacCAGAGCCCAGCCCACACTCACCTGAGCCCCGCCCACACTCCTATGAAGTGTGCGACGGACGAAAGTGGCAAAGACGGTGGGCCGAAGGTTATGTCAAAAGCACAATTTGcaggtgaaagaaaagaaaccccACCCACTTCCCTGCCTTTAGCCCGGTCTCTGGTCCCACCAAATTCCCTGCCCATGCCCCCACCAATTGTGGCacaacaaaaagacaaacagttggaggtggaagaagaagaggaggatgacGATTCAAGTTGGACAACTCTGTCTCAGGAGAGTCCATCTTTAGAGACACCACAGGAAACAG GTCCATGCAGTGACTCAGCGCTGCCCCCTGTTTGGCAGAAGGAGGATGATGTGGTGTCTGATGTTTATCTCTGGCACAGCAACACGCAACAGGACCAACCCGTAACCGATAGCAAACCGAACCAGGAAGGTGGGGGAAGCTCACTGTGTGTTCCCTCATCTAAGACTCAGtgtgag aggcCTAGTAGTATCGTGTCAGACAGTTCTGTTGAGCCTGTGCCTTCATCTGCTGCCTCTTCaccctcctcatcctcactctGCTATGAAGCAACCACAGGCAGCTTCCTTAATAACAACTACctg GACCTGAAGGAGACTGCCGCCCCCTCTGACTCCAGACAAAGTAAAAGTGTGAGAGGTGAGGAGCAGCAGGAGCAAGAGTGTGCTGGGGCTCGCTGCATGCCGTACAGCTACGTAAACCTGAGATACACCAG aTCTAAAGTTCCACCTCCTCCTGCTGATACAGTGATCCCTATCAATGACTTCGAGACACAC gTGTTTCGTGTGCGCTCTCTCGGCTGGATGGAAGTGTGTGAAGCTGACATGGTGTCTGGCAGCGTTGTCATCGGCGACTGCATCCGACTCCTCCAGCAATcgaacacacactcttacacccGCACACTGCGccggagagaaagggagagtgcGGGGGAAATGGAGGAG gGTAAAGCAATGCTGTTAGTGCTGCAGGATGCCACTCTGACCTTGATCGACCCTGTAGACCACACCCTTCTCCATTCTCAGCCAATCGGCAGCATCGGTGTGTGGGGAGTTGGGCGGGGCCACAGCAG GGATTTTGCATATGTGGCTCGggataaaaacacacatgtgCTGAAATGTCACGTGTTCCAGTGTGACAGTCCTGCAGAAGCCATCGCTGCCAGCCTGAACCAGATCTGCTCCAGG ATTATGGCAGAGAAGAAGAACGGTAAAGCGGCAAGCGGCTCGTCCCTGCCTGGCACTGAAGTCCCACTACAAG ACTTTCCCACTCCAAACACTGCAGTACAACAGAGTTTCCATGTTCTCTACCTGGgaatgacctctgtgtctcGTCCCATAG gGATGGACATTATAAATGGAGCGATTGACAGTCTACTGTCGTCCACGGGGAAAGATGACTGGACTGCAGTTTTGCTGAACGTGGAAGATGCGACAGTCAGCGTTATCAAAGAGAAG gaggaggaggaggacgttCTGGTGGAGTGCCGTGTCCGTTTTCTGTCGTTCATGGGCGTCGGCCACGATGTGCACACGTTTGCCTTCATCATGGACACGGGCAACCAGCACTTTCAGTGTCACGTGTTCTGGTGTGAGCCAAATGCAGGGAGTGTGTCTGAAGCTGTGCAGTCTGCCTGCATG CTGCGCTATCAGAAATGCCTGGtctctcactcttcctctcAGAGATCCTCCACCTGCTCATCTCCATCTTCTTCAGACTCTGTGACTCGCCGTGTGACTACCAGCATGAAGCGTGGCGTCCAGTCCATCATAGACACTCTGAAAAAGAAGCCTGCCCCGGAGATGCCTCACCAATGA
- the LOC132861577 gene encoding amyloid beta precursor protein binding family B member 2 isoform X5, with the protein MSLHKPALRRSASTLESTNRGSPSVTPPTSLNLRSSLNQQLGRDITRGGVSVETQGSAVPPKNRQKYAMANLQNAMGLDGSSSQGRVKPVPKKSASSSSLCSFSLSFSPSNTKLAKNGTNLQLKETQFDLSRKDTNRNDIKAECGRDCPDTFAKDVEKNMPFRRRTKSFLEYHREEEEEEESPAKEIQTPEEEKPCMPKLELQNWAKENRVEAHLTLPQNHLLLLANEEEEEHQSPAHTHLSPAHTPMKCATDESGKDGGPKVMSKAQFAGERKETPPTSLPLARSLVPPNSLPMPPPIVAQQKDKQLEVEEEEEDDDSSWTTLSQESPSLETPQETGPCSDSALPPVWQKEDDVVSDVYLWHSNTQQDQPVTDSKPNQEGGGSSLCVPSSKTQCERPSSIVSDSSVEPVPSSAASSPSSSSLCYEATTGSFLNNNYLDLKETAAPSDSRQSKSVRGEEQQEQECAGARCMPYSYVNLRYTRSKVPPPPADTVIPINDFETHVFRVRSLGWMEVCEADMVSGSVVIGDCIRLLQQSNTHSYTRTLRRRERESAGEMEEGKAMLLVLQDATLTLIDPVDHTLLHSQPIGSIGVWGVGRGHSRDFAYVARDKNTHVLKCHVFQCDSPAEAIAASLNQICSRIMAEKKNGKAASGSSLPGTEVPLQVDFPTPNTAVQQSFHVLYLGMTSVSRPIGMDIINGAIDSLLSSTGKDDWTAVLLNVEDATVSVIKEKEEEEEDVLVECRVRFLSFMGVGHDVHTFAFIMDTGNQHFQCHVFWCEPNAGSVSEAVQSACMLRYQKCLVSHSSSQRSSTCSSPSSSDSVTRRVTTSMKRGVQSIIDTLKKKPAPEMPHQ; encoded by the exons ATGTCGCTGCACAAGCCCGCCCTCAGACGCAGCGCCTCTACATTAGAGTCGACCAATCGTGGCAGCCCTTCAGTGACCCCACCCACATCTCTCAATCTCCGCTCTTCTCTCAATCAACAACTGGGCCGTGACATCACGAGAGGAGGCGTTTCTGTGGAGACACAGGGTTCTGCTGTTCCCCCAAAGAACCGCCAGAAATATGCCATGGCCAACTTGCAGAATGCTATGGGGCTGGATGGAAGTTCTTCCCAAGGAAGGGTTAAACCTGTTCCCAAGAAATCTGCCTCTTCATCTTCCCTatgttctttttctctgtcgTTCTCGCCGTCTAATACCAAACTAGCAAAAAATGGCACCAATCTCCAGCTAAAGGAGACACAATTCGACCTCAGTAGAAAGGACACAAACCGCAATGACATCAAGGCTGAGTGTGGGCGTGATTGCCCAGATACCTTTGCCAAAGATGTCGAGAAAAACATGCCCTTTAGACGAAGGACAAAAAGTTTTTTGGAATAtcacagagaagaagaagaagaagaagaatctccTGCAAAAGAAATCCAGACACCAGAAGAAGAGAAACCGTGCATGCCCAAGTTGGAGCTCCAAAACTGGGCAAAAGAAAATCGCGTGGAGGCTCATTTAACGCTCCCTCAGAATCACCTGCTGCTCCTGGCCaatgaagaggaggaagagcacCAGAGCCCAGCCCACACTCACCTGAGCCCCGCCCACACTCCTATGAAGTGTGCGACGGACGAAAGTGGCAAAGACGGTGGGCCGAAGGTTATGTCAAAAGCACAATTTGcaggtgaaagaaaagaaaccccACCCACTTCCCTGCCTTTAGCCCGGTCTCTGGTCCCACCAAATTCCCTGCCCATGCCCCCACCAATTGTGGCacaacaaaaagacaaacagttggaggtggaagaagaagaggaggatgacGATTCAAGTTGGACAACTCTGTCTCAGGAGAGTCCATCTTTAGAGACACCACAGGAAACAG GTCCATGCAGTGACTCAGCGCTGCCCCCTGTTTGGCAGAAGGAGGATGATGTGGTGTCTGATGTTTATCTCTGGCACAGCAACACGCAACAGGACCAACCCGTAACCGATAGCAAACCGAACCAGGAAGGTGGGGGAAGCTCACTGTGTGTTCCCTCATCTAAGACTCAGtgtgag aggcCTAGTAGTATCGTGTCAGACAGTTCTGTTGAGCCTGTGCCTTCATCTGCTGCCTCTTCaccctcctcatcctcactctGCTATGAAGCAACCACAGGCAGCTTCCTTAATAACAACTACctg GACCTGAAGGAGACTGCCGCCCCCTCTGACTCCAGACAAAGTAAAAGTGTGAGAGGTGAGGAGCAGCAGGAGCAAGAGTGTGCTGGGGCTCGCTGCATGCCGTACAGCTACGTAAACCTGAGATACACCAG aTCTAAAGTTCCACCTCCTCCTGCTGATACAGTGATCCCTATCAATGACTTCGAGACACAC gTGTTTCGTGTGCGCTCTCTCGGCTGGATGGAAGTGTGTGAAGCTGACATGGTGTCTGGCAGCGTTGTCATCGGCGACTGCATCCGACTCCTCCAGCAATcgaacacacactcttacacccGCACACTGCGccggagagaaagggagagtgcGGGGGAAATGGAGGAG gGTAAAGCAATGCTGTTAGTGCTGCAGGATGCCACTCTGACCTTGATCGACCCTGTAGACCACACCCTTCTCCATTCTCAGCCAATCGGCAGCATCGGTGTGTGGGGAGTTGGGCGGGGCCACAGCAG GGATTTTGCATATGTGGCTCGggataaaaacacacatgtgCTGAAATGTCACGTGTTCCAGTGTGACAGTCCTGCAGAAGCCATCGCTGCCAGCCTGAACCAGATCTGCTCCAGG ATTATGGCAGAGAAGAAGAACGGTAAAGCGGCAAGCGGCTCGTCCCTGCCTGGCACTGAAGTCCCACTACAAG tAGACTTTCCCACTCCAAACACTGCAGTACAACAGAGTTTCCATGTTCTCTACCTGGgaatgacctctgtgtctcGTCCCATAG gGATGGACATTATAAATGGAGCGATTGACAGTCTACTGTCGTCCACGGGGAAAGATGACTGGACTGCAGTTTTGCTGAACGTGGAAGATGCGACAGTCAGCGTTATCAAAGAGAAG gaggaggaggaggaggacgttCTGGTGGAGTGCCGTGTCCGTTTTCTGTCGTTCATGGGCGTCGGCCACGATGTGCACACGTTTGCCTTCATCATGGACACGGGCAACCAGCACTTTCAGTGTCACGTGTTCTGGTGTGAGCCAAATGCAGGGAGTGTGTCTGAAGCTGTGCAGTCTGCCTGCATG CTGCGCTATCAGAAATGCCTGGtctctcactcttcctctcAGAGATCCTCCACCTGCTCATCTCCATCTTCTTCAGACTCTGTGACTCGCCGTGTGACTACCAGCATGAAGCGTGGCGTCCAGTCCATCATAGACACTCTGAAAAAGAAGCCTGCCCCGGAGATGCCTCACCAATGA